From Parcubacteria group bacterium, the proteins below share one genomic window:
- a CDS encoding elongation factor P → MKRKNIYVTCYVLRETMLSINDLQNGTYIVYENAPYQVLEVRHLHIGRGGSSIQTKLKNLKTGQVLARNFKPADMFEEADVEKRKVKYLYNHRDEYWFAEEKNEKNRFIIKVDVLGDIIHFLKPNTMVEALNFKGEILTITLPIKMDFKVIEAPPATRGNTAQGGTKTVTIETGAQIVVPLFVSEGDIIRINTQTGEYVERVEKGK, encoded by the coding sequence ATGAAACGCAAAAATATTTATGTTACATGTTACGTGTTGCGTGAAACTATGTTATCAATAAACGACTTACAAAATGGAACATACATCGTTTACGAAAATGCGCCTTACCAGGTTTTGGAAGTGCGCCATCTTCATATAGGGCGCGGCGGTTCCAGTATTCAAACCAAGCTTAAAAATTTAAAAACCGGCCAGGTTTTGGCGCGCAATTTCAAACCGGCCGATATGTTTGAAGAAGCCGATGTTGAAAAAAGAAAAGTAAAATATTTATATAATCATCGAGACGAATACTGGTTTGCGGAAGAAAAAAACGAGAAAAACAGGTTTATAATCAAAGTTGACGTGCTGGGAGATATAATTCATTTTCTTAAACCAAATACAATGGTTGAAGCGCTTAATTTCAAAGGAGAAATCTTAACTATTACTCTGCCTATTAAAATGGATTTTAAAGTTATCGAAGCGCCTCCGGCCACGCGCGGCAACACGGCCCAGGGCGGCACCAAAACCGTCACCATAGAAACCGGCGCTCAAATAGTAGTCCCCTTGTTTGTGAGCGAAGGAGACATAATTCGCATCAACACTCAAACGGGAGAATACGTGGAAAGAGTAGAAAAAGGGAAATAA